A segment of the Bacteriovorax sp. PP10 genome:
AATTGTTACATTCACTTTAGAAACAACAGAAGCTGCTTCAGTTTTAGAATCCCAAAGAGGTTTTCCTGTTTCATAAGCAATCGCCAGAGCGATTTCTTCTTGTCTCTTTTTTACTTCAGCTTGGTAAGCTTTAAGGTAATTGTTTCTTTCCTCTTGAGAAAGTTTTCTCCACGTCTTGAAGCCAGCAACCGCTGATTCAACAACACGATCTACATCGCGGTAATCAACAGGAGCTTCCCAAAGAGCAAGCGTTGTATCAGCAGGACAAAAACGCTTAACGATATTTTCTACCGCTAAAGGTCCAGTTGTAGCTGGAAGGTTGAAAGCATTATTGTAATAGTTTCCAAGAATCTTATATTTTGTCATATTTCACCTATAGGTAAGTTGCGAAAGTTTTAAAATCTTCTGTTAACCCTAGTTCTTTTGCTTCTTCCGGATCGATAATAAATTTCGCCGGATTTCCTTTATTTAAATTTCCAGAAATAAGCGCAGCTCTAAATTCTCCTTGTTCAGTCGGAAGACTTGCAAGGATAGAGTCCTGATCACTTTTAATAATTGAATCACGAATAAGAATTTCAACTTCAAACATGTCCTTAACAGGAGTGATGTCTTTAAGTTTTGCTCTGTAGTGAGGTCCACCATCGAATGGATCAACTTCATTTGTATACTTGAAGCCGATACTTTCCAACATTCTCTTAACAGGAGCAGTCTCTTCACCAACTTTACCAATCGCATTTCTTGCTTCGATTGGAAGCAGAGTCATGTAAATAGTGTCCGATGGGAAAAGGCTTAAAATAAATTCTTTATTGCTACGAGAGAGCATGTCTGCTTCATGGTACTCAAGATTTAAAAAACGTCTTCCGATCGCTTCCCATAAAGGAGCGTGGCCTTCGTTATCAAATGGAGGCATTAGTTCAGAGTGGATAGTATCTTTGAAAAATTCCGGGTGCATTCCCATATATAAGAAACGAACAAAAGAAAGTTGTTTACCAAGTTTCTTTTCACTCTTTCTGCATTCCGGATCAAGGATAAGACCCCCGATTTCAGATGGGCCGTTAGTATCAAGTCCCAGCTTCAATGTACCGTGGATAAATCCAGTGTTCAGAGAAGCTGAAAATTTATTTTCTTGAGAAACTGAAAAGAAGTAATGAGGCTCATTTTCTGTTCCATGCTGAGCATGGATCATTGATGTTCCGACAATTCTTCCTGCTTTTGTATCTTCAAGCACGAAAAGGTAATAGTTTTCCCAAAGCTTCTTAGAAGGTTTAGTGAAAGCTTTAATCGAGCTTTCAATTTTAGATTTAAGGATCTCTTTATCAGGCGGAAGATTGATAAAAAGCATCAGCTGACTTAAATCATAAAGATCATCAAGGTCATTTAAGCTTGCAGATCTAAGAATAAACATAAAACATCCTAATTAATTGTCTCGAGAATAGTTTTTTCTACAATAGAAAAAATATGATCAATATGTTCGTCTAATAATGCCAATGGAAGAAGGAAGCGCACACGTGTTGGCTCTTTTCCGGCAGAAAACGAAATGATCCCATTTTCGAAAAGTTTTTTCATAAATTTATTTGTTATTTCAAGCGCGCCATCACCAACTTCAAAAGATAACATCGTACCGATTCCACCGTAGTATGGGATTTTCCCTTTACAGCTTCCTTCAGCGAGCATTTTGAACTTAGCTTTGAACTTGTTTTCCAGGTCTTTAATACGACCTTTTTCACCGTAGAAGTTTCCTTCTGTAAGATATCTAACAGTCGCTTTACCAGCGTTTAATGAAGCGATTGATCCGTTGAAAGTACCAGCGATAAGACCAGCTTTTGGATTTAATTCTTCTGTGTAGAATGTTCCAGCAGCTTGAAGAACTTTACCGATTGTCACGATATCAACGTATTCATCAAGCTCAAACATTTGGTAAGCAAACATTTCAGTTGTACGTGTGAAAGATTGAACTTCATCAATCCAGATATAGATTCCGTGCTTTTTAGACCACTCACAAATTGCTTTGTAGTATTCTTTTGTTCCAAAAATAAATCCAGCTTCACCTTGGATAAGCTCGATTGAAAGACCACAGTAAACGTTACCGTTTGTTTCAATTAGTTTATCAAGAGCATCGATTGTTTCTTTAATCGCGTTTTCTGGATTCTTAGCATTGTAGTGAGGAACGTGGTCAACCTGAACAGATTTAGGCATTCCTTCTCTGTAAGCTGGGTTGTAAGTCACGTCTTGCATAGCTACTGATCTACCAGCGAATGATTTTTGGAAAGCAATCAGACGGTAGTTAGGAGCTTTTTTCTGCCAAAGAATTTTTAGTGCCGTATCGTTTGAGAATGATCCTGAACATGAAAACCAAAAATGCTTTAAGCGAGATTTTTTAACAGAGTCCAGAAGAACTTTACTTAGCTCATACGGCTCTTGGTAAGAAAGAAGGTTTCCACACATCATTGTGTCTGATGTCGCAGCTTCTAAGTTTGCCTTAATATAAATCGGGTGAGAGTGGCCAAGAAGGTTCACACCAATACCATTGATTAGATCTAATTTTACTGAACCATCGATTAGTTCAACGAAAGGCCCGTGTCCACGACCTGAGGCCATGAAGGGATAAAAGAATCCACGTCCTTTAAGAGTTTCATATTCTTTTAACTTTTGAGTGATTAGTTCTTTTTTATCTTCATCAGCAGGCTTAATTTTATCAAATTTCTGCTGTTCTAATAAAATAGCTGTGAAAAGCTTATTAAAATGCTCGTTAATATCGGTTGATTGAACTCCAATAGCCATTTGTCCATTTCCTTTTGATTGTTAAAATTTTTGCTCGAAAAGAATACTTTTTCTCTCTTGCAAACTCTAGGGCCCATGAGATAATTAAATTATGAAAAATAGTAGCACAACCCCCAAGACAATGCCATCTGCTGTGATTGAAAGAAAGCCACTTTCTGAGAGTGGTAAATCAGTTACAGAAACCCCTTCAAAATCATCTTTTGATGAGCTGTATTTAAAGAAAGATTATAAGGGCGCAGCACAGTATCTACTCGATAATAAAAAACAATTTGAGTCGGGTATTTTCCACTATAATTTGGGAACCGTTTATTCAAAAATGGGAGACCAGGCCACTGCAAGATTTCATTTAGAAAAGGCCATTCAAGATGGCTATATTAATAGTTCTTCTATCAATAATTTAGCTTTCGTAAAATCTCAGTTACAAGTTGATGACCTAAGCACTTCAACCAGCTTACCTGACCAAATTATCAGTACAGCGACGGCCATTCCTATGTCCGGATATTTTTCAATCGCACTATTTTTGGTTTTAGTATTCACGTTAATGATTAGATTTAAAAAAATTCAAAAGAAGTGGGTGATGGTTGTCGTTTTTCTACTTGCACTAACTCCAGTTCTCTTCTCAAACTTCTATGTAAAAAACATTAACTACGCAGTCACTCTAAAAGAAATTCCTCTTTACGAAGGCCCTTCAAAGATCTTCGCAGAAAAAGGTAAAGTGCGCGCAGGTTCCAAAGTTGTTTTAGGACAATTTAAGGACGGATGGTTTTACATCGAATTCCCAATCTCGCTTTCGGGATGGATTAACAAAGATCAATTAGGCCTATATTAGTTCCTCTGGAGATAACATGAGTTCATCGTACGAAAAAGAGATCAAAGAATCTGGGATCAAAGAAAACACTCTCTCTAAGAGAATTGATTTCGGTATGATGAAATACTTATGGATGGCCAATCCATTAAGCAAAGTCAGAAGAGACTCAATCCCAAGATTTTTAAGAAACGTAGAGCTTCTAAAAAACTTTTCTGATAACGAACTTCGTATCCTTGCTAAATTTATGCACAGTCGTAAGTTTCATGAAAGTGATGTTGTTTTTCGTGAGGGAGAAGTTGGAATTGGATTCTATTTCATTTTCTCAGGCCTTATTGAATTAAGTAAAACGGATTACGGAAACGAAGTTGGTGAAGAAAAATTTCTTATCTTAGATGAGTTCAGCTACTTCGGTGAGATGGCACTTCTACAAGAAGGAAACCCAAGATCAGCAACGGCCATTGCTAAAACTCCATGCGAGTTAATTGGGATTTTTAAACCCGATCTTGAGCATTTAATTGAAAACCACCCGGTGATTGCTGCCAAACTTATTCAATCTATTTCATTAGCACTTGCTGATCGCCTTTATTACTTAACTGAAGAGGCGAGTAAACTAAGCCGTCGTCTAAGAAAACTTGAAAGACAAATGGCCGAAAAACAACAAGCAGAGACTAAATGATTCTAAGCAATCGAAAGAATATTGTAAAAATACAGCTGGCATTTTTCGCTGTCGTTATAGTGCTTTTCTGTGCATTAGTTTTAACTTTGCCAAGAATTTCTATTCCACTTTCTTTGGCCTATATTTTATCTTTGGCACTTAATCCAATTGTTAATTGGCTTATGAAATTCAAGCTGAATAAAACACAAGCTACGATTGTTGTATTCATTGCCTTGGTTGTTTTTGTCGGGATTCCACTTGTAAAAGTTATCCCTGTTTTATCAATGCAGACTCAGGATATTCAATACACAATCCCAAAAGTTGAAGAGTACGTTATTCATCAATACGCAGTGGTGACAAATTTCATCAAAGCTAAAACGGGCCATGAAGTGGCCGATGGTTACATCTTCCAGACTCTGGCCCAACTTGAAAGCTGGGCAAGTGAATTCGTTGTTAAGCTTCCAAATTATCTAGCAACCCTTCTAGAATGGATTTTCCTGGTTCCATTCTTTACTTTTTTTATGATTAGAGACGGAGACACTTTCAAAAAAACTTTTTTAAGTTTTACTCCAAACACAATCTTTGAACGATTCTATTACGTCATGCACGTCTTCAATCGTCAGTTAGGGGATTACTTCTTCGCAAAATTTGTTGAAGCCATCATCGTTGGTGGAATTATCACCATCGGATTGTTGATAATGGGAGTTAATAACGCTGCCATTTTAGGATTCTTAGCAGGACTTACCAACATCGTGCCTTATGTCGGGCCAATCTTAGGTCTGATTCCAGCAATCTTTTCAATGATGTTAGACCCAACAATGGCTTCATCTACAATGGGGGCCGTTTTAATTCTTTACGCTGTTGCCAACGCGGTAGATGCTTTTTTTGTTTTTCCATTCTTGGTTTCAAAAATCGTCAATCTTCACCCAGTGATCGTCGCTATCAGTGTTATCGTGGGCTCACATTATGCAGGAATCACGGGGATGGTAGTATCTATTCCGGTAGTTGCCGCGATCAAACTTATTATTACAGAAATTTACAATGAAATTTACACTGAGCGCTCCAGATGATAGGATTTTGCTAAACAAAACCCTGCTTGGAGCTCTCAATTGAAGTTTGTGAAATTAATACTTTTGGCCCTAACTCTTCTTGTTGTTTCATGTGCGACAAAAAGGCCTGAAGGGCAAACTGAAGCTGAAGTTCTTTTTAAAGAAGCAAAAGATTTGGTAGCAAAATCTCGCTACATTCAGGCAACTGAAAAACTAAACGCTATTCGTTCACAGTATCCATACAGCTTTTACGCAACTGGCGCAGAGCTTATGCAGGCAGATATTTTATTTTCTCAAGAAAACTACGCTGAATCAGCAGCAGCTTATATTCTCTTCCGCGACTTCCACCCAAAATATGAACAATTGGGTTACGTGGTTTTCAGAATTTCAGAATCGTTTTTCCGCCAATTGCCAGCAACATTCGATCGCGATCTATCTGCAGGTGTTGAGGCCATTAAATACTATAATGAACTTCTTCTTACTTACTCAAATACAGAATACGTAAAAGACGCTCAATCTCGCATCACAATGATTGAAGACATGATGGAGAAAAAAGAAATCTACATTGCGGATTTCTACTTCAAAACAAAAGACTTCTTTGCAGCGAAAGCTCGTTACCAGGACATCTTGGCTACATTGAAAAATGAGCAAGAACGCCCACGTATCATGGCAAGAATCGAAGAAGCTGATAAAAAACTAACTGCAACGAACTAGGACCGAGGTTATATGTACGCTTCAAACAACGAACAATTACTGAAAACTGCTCGCGAATGTTTTGATAAACAAGAATACAAAAAAGCTCAGGTCGTGCTTAACGAAATCATCGAGTCAGATGACCGTAATGTAGACGCACTTTTTTTACTCGCTAACATTTTTCACATCAACGGTGAAATCGGGAAGGCGATTAAGGCATTCACAAAAGTATTAAACCTAAATCCAGAACACACTGATGCAGCTATCAGCTTATCAGTTCTTTACAACGACATTGGACAATACGAAGACGCGAAAAAAGTTTTCGATACAGCTAATGAGCGTGTGAAAGGAAAAAATAAAGGCTCTGGCCTGATGGAAGACAAGCACATCAACAAAAAGTTTGCTTCTAAACACTACGAAATCGCCGATCTTTACCTGTCATATAACCGCTACGATGAAGCTCTTTTCGAGTTCAATAAAGTAATTGGTTTAGACCCGGAAAATCTTGAAGCAAGAATCAAAATCGCCAAAGTTTACGCGAAAAAAGGATTCATTGCGAAGGCGATTGAAGAGCTAAGAAATTTAAAGAATGAAGAGCCTAACTACGCGCCAGCTAGAATCGCACTAGGAGTTATCCATTACGGGAATGGGAACGTTTTAGAAGCACAAGCAGAGTGGGAGAAGGTACTAATGAAAGACCCATTCCACGCCGAAGCCAGCATGTATATGAACCTGTCGAAGACTGCGACAGAGACACGCATTTAATCAAAATATTTTAAAAATTTAGACCAAAAAAAAGCCTTCTTACGAAGGCTTTTTTATTTTAAGAATTTGAATTGAGATTAGTTAGCTTCTGGTGAATTGTTCTTCGTTGTAGTTGAAGCAACACCTGGAGTTTGAACTACTGTTGGACCTGCATTTTCTCTTGAAGTAGCAGCAACGTTTGTTCTCTTAGAGTCATCAGAAACATTGTTAGAATAGTTAACAATATATTTCTTAAGATCCATATACATTTTGAAGCGCACTTCAAGTTTTGAATCTTGAAGAACAATTTGTCTCGCCATTTTCGTCTTGTTATTGATGATGATTGGCGCTTTTAAGTTCGCTGACATCTCAGTAACGTTCTGAGGAATAGTAAGCACCGTGTACACGCTTGCGTTTTGTAAATTCTCTAGAGCTAAACTGTTAAGTTCAACTGGAAGAAGTTTTACCATGTAGTTTGGTTGGAAAATTTTTGGTTCAATAATTGGGAATGCAGTACCTGCATCGTCAGTTGATTGTAACCAAAGAATTAACGTTTGATCACCTGGATCAACGATGAAGAATTTTTTTAGGTTTTCAAAACCAAGTAAACCTTCTGTAAACTCGATAATGTCTTTTTTGTCGACTTCTAGTTCGCCAAATCTAGTAGTTGTGATTTTCACTATTAAAGCCTCCGCTTTTTGCACTAAGTCGTATACCCGACCCTTATACAAAGATTTTAGCAGCCGTAGGGGCAAAAGTGCAAGTGGGAAATTACTTCTTATTCAACTCATTGGCTAAATCAGCAATTGAGCTTAAATCGGCTTGGGACGCCTCGGTATTTTGATCTTGAATGGCCTTGTAGACCTCTTCTCTGTGAATTTTTGTTTCTGGTGGCGCTTTGATACCAAGGCGAACTTGTTTGCCTTTAATCTGCACAACAACGATCTTAATGTGATCGTCAATCGCGATGCTTTCGCCTAGCTTCCTTGTCAACACGAGCATAAATACAACCTCAGCCTAACTGGACCGAAAAACTTTCCTGTTTCGGTCTCTGCAATGCTTCATATATTACTAGCATAATTAAAATGCAAGTAAAAACTAATTTATTTACGGATGTGACTCGCGGCTTATGGAGTGTGGAAAATTAACGACGCAGGAAGTCCATTAGGGTTTGATTCATAAGCCCCTGACTTGCCTGATAAGTTGTTTTCAAAACTGCCTGCTGCTTGTTTATATCCGAAAAAAGTTCTGTTACGTCTGCGTCAACAAGAGCACTGCGTCTGGAAGCATGATCAATATTCTCTGAGCCAAGATTAACTTTAGAAGATTCTACTGAATTCGTGATCGATCCAATTCTCGTTCTAAGAGTAACAAGCCTACTGACAGTATTGTCGAATTTTTCCAAAAGGCCTTGGACCATCTTAGGGTCATTGTTTTCAAGGGCCGATGTCAGTGCTTGTAATTGAGAAAAAATATTATCTCGCGATTTAAATCCTGGAGCTTCTGAACCTTCTGCAGGAGCATCAGTTTCAACAGAGGCCAGGTCGCGATTAAGTTTAACTTCTGGAGCATTTTTAAATTGCTCAAAATTTTCAAGTGGGTTTTCAGGTTTAACAGTATCAGGTGAACTGTAAAAGATCTCATCTCCAGTCAAATTGATTGGAACAAAGAAGTTTCTCGAAACTTCCAGCGAGATGTGATTGTTGTCACCTTTGTATGCACCAGTTCCATCAAATGGAACAGTCAGTGTATTTGTCCCTGAGAAAATATGTTTGATACCAACTTTCTTATTCGCAATCGCCAGTGACTGGTTATAAAGCTGCTGTACTTCGTTCGCGACGTTTTTTCTAACGTCAGCGTTGAAGAAGTCAGAAGACTGGGCAATGGCAATTTCCTTGGCCTTAACGATAATGTCGGTAAGTTCTTCAATGGATTTTTCACTCACACTTAAATTAAGTAGAGCGAAGTCGGCATTTTTTAAATATTGGAGGTTGTCGTTAGTAGCAGATGTCAGCGACATTGCTTCAACGTTAGAAACCGGGTTGTCTGAGGGTTTAGTTATCTGCTTAAGGGTTGAACCCTTAAGTTGCAGATCTTCAACCTTCGCTTTCGTTTTATTGAGAGCGTACTTTAAAGATGCTGATGAACTATTTTCAGAAACTCTTGTCATTTTTTATTCTTACCTATTAGCGCTTTAATTCTAATACAGTTTTAAACATATCATCTGCTGCTTGCATGATTTTAGCAGAAGCCTGGTAAGCTTGCTGAAAACGAACCATGTTGGCAGTTTCTTCATCAATTGAAACACCAGTCAGTCTTTCTCTCAAACTTTGTGCCTGAGCTAAAATTCCTGTCGACTGTTCTGCATCCAATCTTGCTTTACCAGTCTCAAGACCGATACTACCGATTGTCTGAAGATATTTTTCTTCTAAAGTGATGTCACCATCACCAGAAATTCTTTCGTGCTGAAGTTTCGAAATCGCGATTGCTACACGGTTGTCACCTGGAGCATTCGGCTCTACACTCGCAGCAATGTTACTTAAATCTTTTTTTACAGCGTCTGATAAATCGATAGAGTTTCCAGCTTCTTCAACAGACAGGGGTTGCTTAAAGAAGTCCAGGCCAGTCGTTAAACCTTTATGGTCTAATTGAGCTGGTTTTCCATCAGCACCGATAGTGATCGTACGGTTAACAAATCCCTGACGGTGAATCGTGTTTACCGAAGTTGTAAACTGGTAGGCGATACCATCAATATCAGTTTGTAATTTTCTTAAATCTTCGTTTCTTACTTTAATAATTGCAGAGAGAGCTCCACCCTGGAACTTATCTGTGATTTTTTGTGAAGGACGATCTTTTAAAACGACTTCAACAGAGCCGTTCATTCCGTTTGATGAATCTTGCTGGTTCTTTGAAATAGTTCCCATTTCCTGAACGTGAAGACCAGTAACAAGTGTACCGATACCCTGAGCAGTTACAATGAAGCGGCCTTTTTCATCCGTATATGTATGGATTTTAAATTGTTCAGACAGATTTCTTAAAGCGATGTCACGTTGGTCACGTAAATCACCAGTTTCACCCTGAGCAACTTCAATACTTGTGATCTTGCCGTTCAAATCAGCAATGTGATTTAGAAGCTGGTTAACATCAGCAACTGAGTTTTCAATTTTTCTATCGATGTTGGTAGCTTGAGTATCAAGTGTTCCACGAATACGGTGAAAATCTTTGATAACAAGATTTGCTGTATCTCTTACAACTGACCTGATTGTTTCGTTCTCAGGTTGGTTAGCAAGTTCTCTGAATGAGTTGAAGAATTTATTTAAGACCTGATTTAATCCATCCTGATCAAGCTCGTTAAAAATACTTTCAACTTGCTCCAGGTTTTCAGTTCTAGCTTCATAGAATTTATTATTTGCTAAGGCGTTCCCTAAGCGTTTATCGATGAATTCATCGTTAAAGCGGCGTACACCATCAACCTTCGCTCCAGTTCCCTGAACGAATCCACCAACAGATACAGGAATGGCAGTAGACTGCATAACTCTCTGGCGAGAGAAGCCTTCAGTGTTAACGTTAGACAAGTTGTGACCAGTCACTTCAAGCGCTTTCTTTGAAACGTTAAGACCGGATCTACCAATGCCTAATAAGTCAGCCACATCTTCTCCTTAAGTGCTCGTACTGACAGCTGAGCCTCGCGCCGAATAAGTCGAGAAGTTTTTTTTCCCCGAAGCTTCGAGACGGATTTGCTGAAGTGAGTGTAGTGCTTTATTAATAAAAAGTTGGTTGCGTTTATTTTGTGCCTGGATCTTCTCGATAATATCGATCAAAAGAGCATTAAAGCGGAACAGGTGCTTTTGATTGCTTTCTATTTCGTACTCAGACATCACTGTAAGTAGTACCGAAACGCTGTCGATATTTCTGCCAGGGTATAATTCATTTAATTCTTTGATTAAATCGCGACGAACTAATTCAAGTGTCCCGATTCTTTTAATGCATTCGTTTTTTTCTTCGATTTTTTCTTCAAGAAGCTCTAATTCGCTTTGAAGTAAGAGAGAGTATTCGTCACAAGTTAAATTGAAAAGATCGTTATGTTCTTCACATAACTGTTTCCAGAGGCTTGTTACTTGAAAATATAAAGAGGCCAGTTGTTCTTTCATTCGATGATCCATCCTAGATATCGATTACAGTAGGAGAGTTATTAGAACTCTTGTTCCATAATTTTGTCAGCTAAATCTCCAGCGTCTACTTGGTAAGTACCAGCTTGGATTTGTGCTTTTAATCTTGCGATTTTATCTGTGTTATCAATCGCAGGAGCAGCATCCGCTACTTTTTTAATGCGAGAGAAGTCTTTAATTGCGTCCGGGATTTCTACTTTAGAATCGTTTTTTGAAAACGTTTCAAGCTCATCTCTTCTTACTTCAGAGTTTCTTTGTAATCCAGTCGATCCAACCTTACTGCTTTCGCGTTTGTTAGGAAGGAAAATCGAGCGTGATGATGTGCTGTCGATTTTGCTCATAGCAAGCCTCCGTCTTCTTTCGTTCCAACAAGAGCTTTTTCGTCGGAAACTGGGTTAGAATCATTCTTCCCCATTTCAATTGTATCAGTCTTCCTGTCAATTTTATAGCTAGGCAAATTATGGTGGATGCGGTTGTTTTGGGCCTCATATTGCTTCAGGGCCATCTCATTTCGCATCCTTTTGGGATATATTTGATTCAAAATCATGTCCTGCAGCCCTAAATTGTTCTGCGCTGTCATGGTTTTGGCACGTTCGCTCTTTTGAAGGGACTTATAATAGTCCATTCCCATACCGCCACCTTCGGTTTCAGCTTCATCTACTGTGCGGCTCATTTGATCGAGCATCATCTCAGCAAACTGCTGTTCCATTCCTGCGGCCACTTCTTTGTATTGTTTCGGGATGTACTGACGATCATCAATCTGAGGGCCTTGATCGAGAGCTTTTGGTTTCGCCTGAGTATTGACTGCAATACCGGGCAAGGTCTGTGGATTAATTTTGGTATCACTCATTGGGACTCTTCCTAAGTTTATGAGTTCTAAGTCTTAAAAATTTTATCACCAATGAGGGATCAAATGCTAGATATAAAATTTACAAAGCATCATGCTTTTAAATTAGTTCAATCTCACCCACAAGAGCACCATCGCGCTTAAGTGTCTGAAAAATTGATATCAAGTCATCCGGACCTACACCAAAAGCATTTAAGCTTTTGACTAAATCACTCAAGGTTGTTCCTTTTTCCATGTAATAAATACTTCCGGGCTTAGCTGCTTTCGCATCTCCTTCGCCTTTTACTTCAACTGTCAGGTCACCATGGCTGATGGCCACAGGTCTCACCATAATATCTCCACCAGCTACAATCGTTCCGGTTCTTTCGTTGATCACGATTTTTGCGACAGAGTCAGTATTCACTTTGAAGTTTTCAATGATGGCCATTAACTGAACCACGTTTCTTTCATATTGATTAGGAACAACCAGGTCAATCGTTGTTGCATCTTTTGCTGAAGCAAACTTTCCACCTAATTCTTCATTGATCACTTTTTCAATACGGGCCGCTGTCGTGAAGTCCGGGTTATTAAGCGCAAGTCGTAGTGAATTCTTTTTTTCGAATTCAGTCACGATTTCTTTTTCAACTGTTGCTCCACCTGGAAGAGTGGCAGTTGTCGCAAATTTTGACCCTTTTTTCATTCCACCAATTGATAGTGGACCAGCACCTACAGCGTAGATATTTCCGTCACCAGCCTTTAGTGGAGTCACTAGAAGTGTCCCACCAGCTAGAGAAGAAGCGTCTCCAATACTAGATACAATTAGATCTACTTTCTGTCCTACGCGAGCAAACGCTGGAAGTTTAGCTGTAACAACAACTGCTGCAACGTTTTTTGAACTTACTTCTGACTTAGGATTTAATCCTAGTTTTTCAAACATTTTTTTAAGTGATGTATTTGTGATTTCTCCACCACCGTCACCAGTACCAGCTAGACCGATAACTAGTCCATAACCAATAATTGGGTTTTCGCGAACACCCTTAACACTCACGATGTCTTTTAATCGTGACGGAGCTGCAAACGTTGGAGTTGCCAATAGAAGAGAAAGTGCAATAGCTGTAACTTTCATGAATTACCTCACAACCGTAACGTTTGATTCTAGGATCGCATCTGAGCTTACAGAATCGTTATCTTGAATATCTTTTCTAGATACCAGTGCCTGTACTTCAACCATTCTCTTTCTGTTTTTGAAAAGAACGTTTTTT
Coding sequences within it:
- the flgM gene encoding flagellar biosynthesis anti-sigma factor FlgM, giving the protein MSKIDSTSSRSIFLPNKRESSKVGSTGLQRNSEVRRDELETFSKNDSKVEIPDAIKDFSRIKKVADAAPAIDNTDKIARLKAQIQAGTYQVDAGDLADKIMEQEF
- the flgI gene encoding flagellar basal body P-ring protein FlgI, which produces MKVTAIALSLLLATPTFAAPSRLKDIVSVKGVRENPIIGYGLVIGLAGTGDGGGEITNTSLKKMFEKLGLNPKSEVSSKNVAAVVVTAKLPAFARVGQKVDLIVSSIGDASSLAGGTLLVTPLKAGDGNIYAVGAGPLSIGGMKKGSKFATTATLPGGATVEKEIVTEFEKKNSLRLALNNPDFTTAARIEKVINEELGGKFASAKDATTIDLVVPNQYERNVVQLMAIIENFKVNTDSVAKIVINERTGTIVAGGDIMVRPVAISHGDLTVEVKGEGDAKAAKPGSIYYMEKGTTLSDLVKSLNAFGVGPDDLISIFQTLKRDGALVGEIELI
- the flgK gene encoding flagellar hook-associated protein FlgK codes for the protein MADLLGIGRSGLNVSKKALEVTGHNLSNVNTEGFSRQRVMQSTAIPVSVGGFVQGTGAKVDGVRRFNDEFIDKRLGNALANNKFYEARTENLEQVESIFNELDQDGLNQVLNKFFNSFRELANQPENETIRSVVRDTANLVIKDFHRIRGTLDTQATNIDRKIENSVADVNQLLNHIADLNGKITSIEVAQGETGDLRDQRDIALRNLSEQFKIHTYTDEKGRFIVTAQGIGTLVTGLHVQEMGTISKNQQDSSNGMNGSVEVVLKDRPSQKITDKFQGGALSAIIKVRNEDLRKLQTDIDGIAYQFTTSVNTIHRQGFVNRTITIGADGKPAQLDHKGLTTGLDFFKQPLSVEEAGNSIDLSDAVKKDLSNIAASVEPNAPGDNRVAIAISKLQHERISGDGDITLEEKYLQTIGSIGLETGKARLDAEQSTGILAQAQSLRERLTGVSIDEETANMVRFQQAYQASAKIMQAADDMFKTVLELKR
- the flgN gene encoding flagellar export chaperone FlgN, whose protein sequence is MKEQLASLYFQVTSLWKQLCEEHNDLFNLTCDEYSLLLQSELELLEEKIEEKNECIKRIGTLELVRRDLIKELNELYPGRNIDSVSVLLTVMSEYEIESNQKHLFRFNALLIDIIEKIQAQNKRNQLFINKALHSLQQIRLEASGKKNFSTYSARGSAVSTST
- a CDS encoding rod-binding protein, which produces MSDTKINPQTLPGIAVNTQAKPKALDQGPQIDDRQYIPKQYKEVAAGMEQQFAEMMLDQMSRTVDEAETEGGGMGMDYYKSLQKSERAKTMTAQNNLGLQDMILNQIYPKRMRNEMALKQYEAQNNRIHHNLPSYKIDRKTDTIEMGKNDSNPVSDEKALVGTKEDGGLL
- the flgL gene encoding flagellar hook-associated protein FlgL, which produces MTRVSENSSSASLKYALNKTKAKVEDLQLKGSTLKQITKPSDNPVSNVEAMSLTSATNDNLQYLKNADFALLNLSVSEKSIEELTDIIVKAKEIAIAQSSDFFNADVRKNVANEVQQLYNQSLAIANKKVGIKHIFSGTNTLTVPFDGTGAYKGDNNHISLEVSRNFFVPINLTGDEIFYSSPDTVKPENPLENFEQFKNAPEVKLNRDLASVETDAPAEGSEAPGFKSRDNIFSQLQALTSALENNDPKMVQGLLEKFDNTVSRLVTLRTRIGSITNSVESSKVNLGSENIDHASRRSALVDADVTELFSDINKQQAVLKTTYQASQGLMNQTLMDFLRR